Below is a genomic region from Drosophila albomicans strain 15112-1751.03 chromosome 2R, ASM965048v2, whole genome shotgun sequence.
CAATCAGTCGAACACGAACAATCGAATACGATAGTgaagtaaatataatacacataaataaatacactcaTCCACGACGCAACACACAATGAtatgaaaaatagaaaacaaaaatataatagaaaaaaatacaataataaaataaagcagagaaaaaacaagaaaagaaatcgATTACGTGCCAAAAACGTGACTGCAAATTAACTaatataattaacataaattcataaatgaaACAATGACGCACTTGGCACAATGCTAAAATGTACAACAAAtacatgcaaaataaaaattaaggcGTTATAATAcctaacaacaactacagctataataaaatagtacACACATCGTAgtacataaacacacacacacaagaagcATATGCATACatgcttttatatattttacgaatTTAGAACGTTTTTGATGACGCGCGAGTAACGTATTATTTTgtgcaagaacaacaacaacaaaagcaacagtaaaaaaaaaaccaaaatcgaaaataatcgagcaacgacgtcgacgaacACGAGAAACAGCCCCAAAAACGGCTGCCGAAACTAGACAGTAGGAAAATCAACAGGTGAGAGTGTGAAAATGAGCAGCATTAgagatgttgttattgttgttgctgctctgctctgacTGCTGCTGCGTCTTCGCCTTATTGCGGGtggtgttttatttttatgctcaATGGgggcagaaaaaaaaatgtagcatGCAAATTCAGCCCAAAAATcccatttaaatatttgccgcGTAACAAATTTTTTCATTAGTCATGCTGCGCAACCAGCTCTGCTCTCTGCTGATATCAGCAAAACTTGCGCACaccgacgacgacgtcgacagcgaccacaacaacaacgacgacggcgacaatAATGTTCTAAAGCTCTCTTgctttgtcgttgttgttattgttacgctcactctctcgctcgcaGGTTTTGCGCTCTCTAATGCGCgctcagcaaaaaaaaaagtgttgttgctgttgcctttgggctgtttactatttttaaactGCTGAGTCATCTCTTTCAGAGCAATAACGTTTCAAGCACACACAATATCACAAAATTTGCTGTATGATATCGCGTTGACTTGTTATTCTAGCGCGCTCATactgtatatatgtgtgtccACTcactaatacacacacacacataacgcTGCTGTACATACGATacgttattatttattgtgtcGCATACGCAATTGTCGcgatctctctctcacacactcccTCGCCTCTGACATGCATTTTCGTCTTAATTACGTTAGTTCGTTACGTGTTTACGTTTTGCATCTCTCACGAACAAACGTGCAAACGCTTGATACGTTATCACACTTTATAACTTCCGTTGCTGCTTACGTTCATTACGATTAAGGTTCGCTACGCCACGATTCGATTGTTATATCGCGGCATGTTCGTCGGGGCGTCGTCGCCACATCGACACAACGTACGAACCAATAATAATCGACCATCTCTATGCATTGCACTCGGCCTGGCCCACTGATAACTTCGACCTACAACATtgttgtatattgtattttgcCAAGTCATCAATGTTTATGGGCTTGACCTTGCCAGTTGtgccggcagcagcagcagcagcaacggcggcAGAAGTGCTTATAGActacaacacacacgcacacacacacatgcaaacaaGTGTACTTACCATAATCAGCtcatatattgaataattagGCGCAAATTTGGTTTAATTACAAGCCCTCGAATGTGATAATGATTCAATACAACTTATCAGTTCTCAGTTTAATCGCCATCTCGCTTCCTATCGCAATCTTTCTCACGCTGACTGCGCAATAATGTCAACatagtatttgtattatttatttttgtttctttttttggggatGAGCATTACACATAATTAGTATATAtagcatttaatatatatattatatgtactaGACCCGGTACAAAAGATCACATGCGCGTGGGGGCGATAAGATAAAGCCGAGACCGAGacccaaaaataaagaaaacctTTCCATATGGGgcgacatacatacatacatacgtagcgagtacaatcaaaatattccgcaatctatactatatatatactcaaTTCTAACATGGCTATACTTTGAATCGAAAGTAAGACGTTGTATGGTAAATGAAACCTAGTAGACGCAATGCCTAGAGGAGATAACTCAATAGAGATAAGAAAGGTAGCACACCATGTTGATAAGCCACCTATAATGACTGCAcagtttttctattttttcttgtttctttttttgcgctATACCTGTGCATCGAAAATAAATGCTGAATAATCGAATTCagacgttttttttttatatagatttCGCCCAGATTAGACATTTCAACAGTATCATGgcgaaaatcaagaaaatatcGTATATACAGTAGTCTAACAGCACAACTGATAAATGTTGTGGGTGATAAGTTTTTTAGTTCCTCCACAAAAGCATAACTAAAATTGTTGACGTACtttcttaaatttaagttgGTTAGTTGAATTAGTTAAATATGCGTTTATGACGGTGTTTTCTCTGGCTTTATGAATCGCTAAGGTAAACTTTAGTCATGTGGAATTAGCTAAAGTTGTTGGAAAAGTCCGGAAGATaagaggcaaaggcaaaggttGAAGGTAGTGTATTAGGGAATTCTGCTGACGTAGTGTGACCAAATtgtaaaagaataaaaagcTGTGGGATTAAAGTGTATATTATGAATGGcaaattttttcttataaGAAGTggcatttcaaaaatgttcTAGTGCCAAAAAATGCTTCGTCATAGCAACGATTGTGCCTTAAAAGAAAGCTCTGAAAAATGGatagagaaaaatatatttttgtacttaaCTGCATTTCACTTAGTGGCCTTTTAGTTCAGCCCTTAAGTGAGTTAGGtctgaaatttgaaatgtaataaaatgtatttaaatttgatgtttGAAAACTTCTTCGAGAAACAGTTTTCTTCCATTGAAACTTGTCTTAGTTATTAAGTTAACTTTCCCCTTTAAGCAACCCTTGCTAATCTTCCCTTCTTCTCCGATTCTTGTTCTTCAGGTTTCTGTCGGATGGTGgacaacagcaccagcaacaactcTTCGGTGCTGGGATTGCCAAGCAGCGGACATGTCAGCAACGCGGGCAGCTCAACTGTGACCGGCGGCAGtcatgcgaatgtgaatgcgctCAACAGCAGCGGTGCAGTTGGCGGTGCTGCCTCTATGAGCGGTGGCAACGGTGCAACGGCTGTGGGCGGTGCTGGTGGCATGACCAGCGATCTATTGGCAAACACAGCGGGCGCTCAAGGTGGCGCCGATCGCTTAGACGCGTCCAGTGACAGTGCCGTCAGTTCGATGGGCTCCGAACGTGTGCCATCGCTATCCGACGGCGAATGGGGTGAGGGCAGCGACTCTGCGCAGGATTATCATCAGGCCAAATATGGCGGACCCTATGACTTTAGCTACAACACAACACGCCAGCCGCCGGTGGCCCAGAAGAAGCATCAACTCTATGGCAAACGTGATTTGCACAAGCAGACGCCCAGCAGTCTGCCACCCACAGCGCCGTCAGTCGCGGCCACACCGCaaacgcaacagcagcaacagcaacaggtgCAGAGCATCAAGTACGAATATGAGGCGGGACCCACAACATTCACGGGCATGCAacgcagcagcggcagcgtgGGTGAGGCAGCTGCCATGGCGCCTGTGCTGGCCAAGGATTATCATCAGGCGTACGGCATGAGTGCAAGCAGCGCCTTCACAGCCGATTATGGAGTGCCACGTGCTCCGCTTACGCCTCAGGATCTGGTGCAACTGAATCACACTTATGCGCTGCCCCATGGCACCGGCTCGTTGCCCCAGGGTAGCGGCTCTCTGACCAGACCTCAGGCTCGGGATAAGAAGCCggtggcaagcagcaaacagGCAGCGGCCAAGTCGAGTGGCAATGCAACGGCTACGCTGGAGGATGAGCATTTGTCGCGGGACGAGAAGCGGGCACGTGCCCTTAACATCCCAATTCCAGTCGGGGATATCATCAATCTGCCCATGGATGAGTTCAACGAGCGTCTGTCCAAGTACGATCTGAGCGAGAATCAATTGTCGCTGATCCGCGACATTCGTCGTCGTGGCAAGAACAAGGTGGCTGCTCAGAATTGCCGCAAGCGCAAGCTCGATCAGATCCTGACGCTCGAGGATGAGGTGAACACGGTGGTGAAGCGCAAGACGCAATTGAATCAGGATCACGATCATCTTGAGAGCGAACGCAAGCGCATCTCCAACAAGTTTTCCATGCTGCATCGCCATGTTTTCCAGGTAAGTTAAAAGAAACATTCAACACGCGAGAATAGGTAATTAATAAAGAGTTTTCCTTTTCGTTTCTTTAGTATCTGCGCGATCCCGAGGGAAATCCCTGCTCGCCCGCTGACTACAGTCTGCAGCAGGCGGCTGATGGTTCGGTTTATTTGCTGCCACGCGACAAGTCCAATGACAACAGCACATCAGCAGGTGCAAGCAATGCGGTCTCTGCACCGCAGTCGTCGTTGCACAGCCACCAGGGACACCATcaggtgcaacagcagcagccgcaacagcaaccacaacttgtgccactgcagcagcaacagtcgcgATTGCCGCCgcatttgcagcagcaacaagctgGCGCCCATCATCAACTGttgccgcaacaacaacagcagcagcaacaacaatcgcagcagcaacatcagcaccACAAGGAATGAAAGTATCTGCTGCGAATTGCCGCAACAACGAGTTGGTTGTCGAATtttcagcatcaacagcagcagcagcaacaagtggagtggcaacatcagcagcaacagcagcagcaacaacattgttaCGATTTTTACAACAATAGTTATTTGTACTACTGATTCAATTGTTTGCCGTTGACGTTGCCGCAATGTCTAAATGTCTGCTGCTGAGGCGCATTCATCACTCTCTCTCATGGTCTCTCCGGATTtcgcttgttgctgcttgctgctgtcgcGAGCATGACAAAAtgttgctggcaacatttGCTGCAACTGTGCGAGCTGCAACACAATCTGAGTTTCTGCATGAAGCGCGACGTGCAACACGTTGTTTTgcactctcgctctcccttCCCACACACCCCTTTCACACCTTCGCCCTCATTCttatggttttttttatacttatttgcttgttatttatttttaaattcattaagaAATTGCCTTTTAATAATGCCctttttgcaaattgttatatttCCCCCTTTACACACTTTTCTCTtttaaaaaacgaaagaatTGAGCAAATGTCATTGAATTgtgataaaataatttgtagaagaaatttcaaattgattaattCGGCAAGCAACAATAATCGGGAAAAAAGtcttattttgaatttgttattataatcATCTCCATACAAAactgatcatcatcatcccaTTCAACTATCAACGCGTCGTCCAAAATGAATATGATGCTATCAACAGAAGAAAaccatttacatttacataatATTAGTCTGtaaaatacacataaaacTATGAGCAcatgtataaataattgttagtTACAAAAGTTGTAAAGgtttgaaacaaaaaaaaaattactgcTGGACATTTCATGGACTCGCTCGTAAGACGCCtagttttaaaatacacacacacccaacacacaaacacacacacacacacacacacacccaataCATGTACACAAAGTAGAATTTTAGGAATTCTTGAGAGAATTAGCGTATTATTTACTAATTAAATGTAAGACTTAGCTCTTaaacaacaattgtaaatacaacaaacataGTTTAATTAACTTAGCTTATTCACTGTAATCCACTCGGAGCATTAGGCCAGAgctaaatgtaaattaatagtGTTAAAACATGTCTAAGGAACAGCAAAGAACATAAAatcaaatggaaaatcaagaaaacaaaacaaaaaaaaacagaaaacaacgTTGGCAGCTAAAGCCGAgcgtaaaaaaagaaatattaatatttaatattcttaacaAAATGTCCTATTGCATAAAGAGAATGAGAAAACCAGAACTTATTTATAATGATGTACACAGAtcagctacaaaaaaaaagagaaaaagaaaacaaaaaaaaaaacgaaacataaagaaacaaaagcaaaacggaAAAGAAAACTATTGTTAAATACGTATACATAATGCatatatacagatacatatacatttacataaatatatatactatatttaaattgttgcaattaatttcGCGCATCTCAAAATAATTATCGCAAaaacccaaacaaaaaaaaaataaagtactaaactaaagaaaataaatgtgcgcaaagaaaaactaaacacaaactgcgaaattatttgttgtaaattttacTAAACTACTTTACTTACTATGtctataaacatttaaaaacaaacacactcacacacacacataaatacgtaaaacaaatacatttacatattatattaacagaagtttaaagtaaaagtacttatgttcaaaatatttcaagcatttctttcatttttatcaAGATACCGCGTTCCATTAAATTGGAATGATTCGAGATTATCAACATTATTCagatatacattttatttgcatgaaAATTGCAAAGAAATGCGGGAAGTATTTAAGAATGCAGTTCTGGGATACATACACTAAACCTATGAATGTTTATTCTATATATTGTACATGGTTATTTCATCTAAGAAACTTGTATGCTTGACACAAACAAGAATTTCCTcaacagaaaaaaactaaataaatgaaacaaacttacaaaaaaactgaattaattgagttttatttcattaaagtgGTAAAATTTCTTAGGCGTctaaacaaaatgttgacGGTATTCTATTCAAGTCATTTCGactcaaataataaatttggacgtaaaagtatgcaatagtTTTTGAGCATTTTCgccagcctaaaagtatgcaacattaaTTTTCTAGCGCAGTTACTCGCTCAGGCTCGACTCACTCAACTCTGATATTTTCACTCAAGCAATTAATTTGACTCAAATGAAGTTCAGCTGCTTGCTCCTGGTTTCTGTTTGCCTGGTATTTGGACTGGTGATTTGACGGTTTTTGGCTGCTCGCGCAGCTTCCATTGGGGTGGATGGATGCTTATGTAATAGGTATATGTGAGTAATGTaagatgtatgtatgtatgtatgtgtgatgTACGTcgtatgatatatgtatgtgagtgcTTGTGTGATTCTGTCCGCTGCGAGCTGCAGTGCTCGAAAGCACCTGAATTACCAGCTGAAAcaccaggcgaacagaaatgACAGCAAGCAGCTGTTTTAATTTTCAGTGcattaataaatgtatgtatgtatatatgtgtgtgtgtgtgtgaaagtttCACAGTTGAGTTCAAGTGCAGCTGTTTGATcgttaaatttgaattgttcGCTCAAATCAGAAGCGATcgttaaaatttgattttcagttattaagcaaattttaattgttcgTTTTTTATGCCTATTTGCaagtgcatatattttttttgtaatttaaaacattatttaaataaaaataaatgcacttGGATTATTAAAATggaagttaaatattttttaatgtaatttagaAGTGATGAAAAAACGTGTTTGTATGTTTCAggtgtatgtatattttcgGTCTTTCATTTTTACAATCTTAATGACACTTATATATATCgcatgtaaataaaatacatcaaTTAACATTCATATGCTCATTCCATTTATTGTCCACACATTATAACAATTGAAGctcatataatttatttgtttcccATTCTCACATTATTCATTTTGCATGCTTTAAAATTTGGAATATAGTTATGTAGACTTTAtgcattttgtataattaGTTAATCAGTGAGTAATTAATTGAGATATTGAACAATTATCGTTAAAATTCATCAACATGTTATTCTCATTTTGCACTACgttaaataactatttttaatattaatcattTATGAGCTTTACATAATATCGTACAAGGAAGTTGCAGCATTTTGGTTTCATCAATTTGTATAtgtggtttgttttttttttatatatcgtTCTTGGGTTGTAATATCAATTCAATgcttatttgtataataaattcattaaagcTAACACTAACAAAAAATAGACTATATATCGATCAATTAAAAGTCCAGAATCCAGAAGCGATCCAATGGGGGATAGGAAACAATGGATGGGACCTCTGAATtcggttgtttttttttaaagggtTCGCGCAATTATTTAgggttctgttttttttttttttttttaggtttgtCACAGCTACGCAGAGCTGCAGTTTTGTGCCCTCTGCTCtgaattgttattattattatgattatattgttttagaactaaatttgtaattagaaTTCTATGAGCCTATACTTAGAATACAACACATCAGATCGCGCATGGATGACGAGGAGAAGGTGGAGAGTCTTTGGGGGAACGCAACGCAACAACTCTCAACACAATCGGACGCAGTTGCTGTGAAGATAATATCAGCACATGGAATCGATGGGCAGCTGATCTTGTTTAATGCTCAATCGCCGGGGATTCGATTGTTTCGTTCGATTGCTGCCATTGCCCGAACTGCTCACAATGGTGACGCCCCCACCACTACCGCTTCCGCTCCCGTTCCCGCTCCCATTGCCGCCGGTGCCAACATTGAGGGTGCTGAgactgttgttattgctgttgtagttgctgctgtttatgGAATTACCGGAGTTGGTTCTCTCATTAATACTTGTTAGGTTGGGTATGCTCGGCGCCGTTGTCGTTATGGAGATGTTGTGTCCGCCCATTGTGAACGAGGCGCCGTGTTTGCTGTGcgtgtgattgtgattgttgttgagcGGCTCCAGTTCACTGGCCAGCACGCCGTTCGGTATGGAATGCGAGCGGATTTGCAAACGTCCCGAGTCCAGAGACTCGTCGCTAGCCGGATCCAGATGATCCACAGAAGCAGCCGACGCAATGCGCTGTAACATGCTGGCCGCCGAGAGCGTGCGATCCGCAAAGGGAACTAAGAAGGGGGAGGACAATTAATAAGATAACCAACCTTAAGGGATTAATGTACTTACCTAACCCACTCTTGGTGCTTCTGGTGTACTCGGACTTGACCTCGTCCAGCTGCTTGGCACTGCACAAAGGCGTATCCACGTCGTAGGTGTTGTTGAACAGCGTGTAGTCCACCTCATACTCGCCGGTCTCCTTGCGGAACGACACCACATTCACAAAGCGATGACCCCACAGAATCTCCGAGGGCAAATAACTGCTACGCGCCTGCGTCGTCATGCCCGTGGACTCAATGACACCCtctaaagaaattaaagaGATAGTAAGTAAGTATTCCATAGAGATAAACTTCTCAACTTACCCAGCATGACAACCACCTCGAAACGCTCCTTGAGCATATCCGATGCGGACAGCATATAGAGCGGACTATTCCGATCGATCTTATGCACGATGGTCGTGGGCCAGATGAACATCAAACGATCCTCGCCACCATCAGCGCCCACATGCAACTCCTGCTGATAGAAGGGCAACACCTCACCCTCCTTCGTCACCTTCTTGCGTATCACCTGCGCCCTCACATGCGCCTCAATGATGTGCGACTTCCGCATATCACCGACGCGGAACATCAGGCATGGCGTACCATCGCGATGGCAGATCACCGCATTCCTGGAGAAGAGCAGCGTCTGGGCGCGTTTCTTGGGACGCGACAGCTTGGCAAACACAATGCCCACCATGAAGGCTTGGATGAAGACGCCCGTGATGCACTGAATGCACATGGTGAATATGGCCTCAGGACACTCTTCGGTCACATAGCGATTGCCGTAGCCAATGGTGGTCTGCGTCTCCACGGAGTAGAGGAAAGCGGTCATCATACCCTTGACTTCCTTCACGCATTCCACGTGCGTCATGTTGACAATGAGTTCGGGTTGTGTGTTGCGCAGATGTATATACTCCAGATCGTTGTGGGCGTAGGCTATCGTCCACCAGATAAGGGCGAAGAAGGCCCACGAGATGACAAAGCTGGCGGCAAAGACGAGCAGCGTCCAGCGCCACTGTGCGTCCACCAGTGTGGTGAAGATGTCCTGCCACAAACGATAGAGATGCTTTTAAAGAGGagatacaattaaatttacatcagctctctctatctctctgtaTCTGTCAATTTGTTGAACTGCTTGAATTTGGagcgaagcagcaacagccacagcagcagcagcatacatacatacatacatatctatatttaaatgttgagcAGCTTGCATAAGAAATACCCGGCACATGTTGTTGTTAGCTTTGTTTAATGTTAGAGCACCATTAATTCGTACATTACTTGTTTCTATCCATCTACCTCTAGCTGTATAGCGCTaagctaaatatatatagcgATATCAACGTGTGTATCCTCTCACCTGCAGATAACGACGTCGTCGCTTCGCCACGTTGCCTTGCACCACGTTGCATTCGCCATGCTTGAATACCACACGTTTCCGTACACGCCGTGAACTGAATCTCGTCTGTCGATACCTGTTGAAGAGAGCGCCCACCaaggaaagagagagcgaaagcaaAAGAGAACATTCACATTAGATACGGCAGTCGAAATAACAAAAGAGAGCGTGCAAAATGAGGACAACGAAATGGGAAATGTATTTCTGATATTAGGCAATTGCCTTTTTACATAAGAGAGAGCGTTTTAAAGCGCTCTCAAAATATTCGACTTATGCTACTGCTCTTATCgcttttctatatataaattaatgttccAGCAGCCGAATTCGAACATAATCTACAATCAACAGTGTGAAGCTGTGTGTGGTCTTAGAGTCAAGTTTTGTTTGTCACATTTGTTGCTATCGCCTTAAAGTTCAATcactatgtatataaataatactaatacaaCTGAACATCTGTAGCTAGATTTCGTCATGGAATTTTGATCATTAGTAACCTTTTGTCCAGCTTCTAGTTAATGCGATTACcagcaattgaaattattgcatatattttattgccagAGATTGGAGAAAAAGGGaattcaacaataaataaattcccTGGATACCGCACAAAGAGCAGATGTCtggcaaaaagaagaagagatTTATTTACTCATAATGTGAAAGCTGATTGTCCAATGCCATCATTGTGATTGATAAATTGTAGCGAAACAGGAAATGTTGTTGCACATTGTAAAGATATGCAATTCTGTTATTCCGCACATCATTTttaaagaacaacaacgagatATAAGCAAATAATGTTCTCTGAATTTCCGAGAACATAAATAGCAGCTAATCAAAGAATAtgatatattgtaaatattcttTCTTTTAAAAAGTTAACTTGACTTTTTATGTCATCCTTTCTGCATTTTAATGCCGGGTATAATTACCAGAGTACAGCCTGCAGTACAATGCTTGCAAAGcacactacacacacaacacCGATAATGTAAAGGTATAAAAACATTAGAGCTGATAATTAGTGTGGTAATTAGTTTAAACAATCATTAGCAGCACATTAATTATAGTCGAGGATCACTTTTCtctaatttcaattaaaagctCTCACTGCAGTAAGCCTGCTTCACTGCCTTTAGAGCTTTCAGTAAGGAGCTTTGTGTGACGAGCGCGAACCAAAAGTCAAAATTGCACTGTGAAGATGATTTGGCAGCGCCATCGACGCCTCGATTGAAGTCGCGCTCAGTAATTGTAACTGTAATCACTACTTACTCGTAACGAAttacagcaataacaacacaactTGTTGACactctattttgtttttgcaattgcatttgttct
It encodes:
- the LOC117573888 gene encoding inward rectifier potassium channel 2 isoform X1; translation: MPNRMIMDKSEAAGENAWTKLLADDKSKSKAPVIVKLGNSHKAAAIDKETTPLNVEQLATTTTTTTTTATTTTPTSINPATISSSSVPDATPDGGVNVEQTYNRTATYGSGIHSAGGESSGSGTLLSRKESFLGSFHKQLRRSIKAVSESPGPLTRYRQTRFSSRRVRKRVVFKHGECNVVQGNVAKRRRRYLQHLYRLWQDIFTTLVDAQWRWTLLVFAASFVISWAFFALIWWTIAYAHNDLEYIHLRNTQPELIVNMTHVECVKEVKGMMTAFLYSVETQTTIGYGNRYVTEECPEAIFTMCIQCITGVFIQAFMVGIVFAKLSRPKKRAQTLLFSRNAVICHRDGTPCLMFRVGDMRKSHIIEAHVRAQVIRKKVTKEGEVLPFYQQELHVGADGGEDRLMFIWPTTIVHKIDRNSPLYMLSASDMLKERFEVVVMLEGVIESTGMTTQARSSYLPSEILWGHRFVNVVSFRKETGEYEVDYTLFNNTYDVDTPLCSAKQLDEVKSEYTRSTKSGLVPFADRTLSAASMLQRIASAASVDHLDPASDESLDSGRLQIRSHSIPNGVLASELEPLNNNHNHTHSKHGASFTMGGHNISITTTAPSIPNLTSINERTNSGNSINSSNYNSNNNSLSTLNVGTGGNGSGNGSGSGSGGGVTIVSSSGNGSNRTKQSNPRRLSIKQDQLPIDSMC
- the LOC117573888 gene encoding G protein-activated inward rectifier potassium channel 3 isoform X8, coding for MKRLMTWERDLVDAMYRQTRFSSRRVRKRVVFKHGECNVVQGNVAKRRRRYLQHLYRLWQDIFTTLVDAQWRWTLLVFAASFVISWAFFALIWWTIAYAHNDLEYIHLRNTQPELIVNMTHVECVKEVKGMMTAFLYSVETQTTIGYGNRYVTEECPEAIFTMCIQCITGVFIQAFMVGIVFAKLSRPKKRAQTLLFSRNAVICHRDGTPCLMFRVGDMRKSHIIEAHVRAQVIRKKVTKEGEVLPFYQQELHVGADGGEDRLMFIWPTTIVHKIDRNSPLYMLSASDMLKERFEVVVMLEGVIESTGMTTQARSSYLPSEILWGHRFVNVVSFRKETGEYEVDYTLFNNTYDVDTPLCSAKQLDEVKSEYTRSTKSGLVPFADRTLSAASMLQRIASAASVDHLDPASDESLDSGRLQIRSHSIPNGVLASELEPLNNNHNHTHSKHGASFTMGGHNISITTTAPSIPNLTSINERTNSGNSINSSNYNSNNNSLSTLNVGTGGNGSGNGSGSGSGGGVTIVSSSGNGSNRTKQSNPRRLSIKQDQLPIDSMC
- the LOC117573888 gene encoding G protein-activated inward rectifier potassium channel 3 isoform X7; translation: MKRLMTWERDLVDAMYEYRQTRFSSRRVRKRVVFKHGECNVVQGNVAKRRRRYLQHLYRLWQDIFTTLVDAQWRWTLLVFAASFVISWAFFALIWWTIAYAHNDLEYIHLRNTQPELIVNMTHVECVKEVKGMMTAFLYSVETQTTIGYGNRYVTEECPEAIFTMCIQCITGVFIQAFMVGIVFAKLSRPKKRAQTLLFSRNAVICHRDGTPCLMFRVGDMRKSHIIEAHVRAQVIRKKVTKEGEVLPFYQQELHVGADGGEDRLMFIWPTTIVHKIDRNSPLYMLSASDMLKERFEVVVMLEGVIESTGMTTQARSSYLPSEILWGHRFVNVVSFRKETGEYEVDYTLFNNTYDVDTPLCSAKQLDEVKSEYTRSTKSGLVPFADRTLSAASMLQRIASAASVDHLDPASDESLDSGRLQIRSHSIPNGVLASELEPLNNNHNHTHSKHGASFTMGGHNISITTTAPSIPNLTSINERTNSGNSINSSNYNSNNNSLSTLNVGTGGNGSGNGSGSGSGGGVTIVSSSGNGSNRTKQSNPRRLSIKQDQLPIDSMC
- the LOC117573888 gene encoding G protein-activated inward rectifier potassium channel 3 isoform X3, coding for MSELRRSFSRLSMIVYRATHSSEQSWREELLRYRQTRFSSRRVRKRVVFKHGECNVVQGNVAKRRRRYLQHLYRLWQDIFTTLVDAQWRWTLLVFAASFVISWAFFALIWWTIAYAHNDLEYIHLRNTQPELIVNMTHVECVKEVKGMMTAFLYSVETQTTIGYGNRYVTEECPEAIFTMCIQCITGVFIQAFMVGIVFAKLSRPKKRAQTLLFSRNAVICHRDGTPCLMFRVGDMRKSHIIEAHVRAQVIRKKVTKEGEVLPFYQQELHVGADGGEDRLMFIWPTTIVHKIDRNSPLYMLSASDMLKERFEVVVMLEGVIESTGMTTQARSSYLPSEILWGHRFVNVVSFRKETGEYEVDYTLFNNTYDVDTPLCSAKQLDEVKSEYTRSTKSGLVPFADRTLSAASMLQRIASAASVDHLDPASDESLDSGRLQIRSHSIPNGVLASELEPLNNNHNHTHSKHGASFTMGGHNISITTTAPSIPNLTSINERTNSGNSINSSNYNSNNNSLSTLNVGTGGNGSGNGSGSGSGGGVTIVSSSGNGSNRTKQSNPRRLSIKQDQLPIDSMC
- the LOC117573888 gene encoding G protein-activated inward rectifier potassium channel 3 isoform X4, which translates into the protein MFLYLYIIGVVCVVCFASIVLQAVLWYRQTRFSSRRVRKRVVFKHGECNVVQGNVAKRRRRYLQHLYRLWQDIFTTLVDAQWRWTLLVFAASFVISWAFFALIWWTIAYAHNDLEYIHLRNTQPELIVNMTHVECVKEVKGMMTAFLYSVETQTTIGYGNRYVTEECPEAIFTMCIQCITGVFIQAFMVGIVFAKLSRPKKRAQTLLFSRNAVICHRDGTPCLMFRVGDMRKSHIIEAHVRAQVIRKKVTKEGEVLPFYQQELHVGADGGEDRLMFIWPTTIVHKIDRNSPLYMLSASDMLKERFEVVVMLEGVIESTGMTTQARSSYLPSEILWGHRFVNVVSFRKETGEYEVDYTLFNNTYDVDTPLCSAKQLDEVKSEYTRSTKSGLVPFADRTLSAASMLQRIASAASVDHLDPASDESLDSGRLQIRSHSIPNGVLASELEPLNNNHNHTHSKHGASFTMGGHNISITTTAPSIPNLTSINERTNSGNSINSSNYNSNNNSLSTLNVGTGGNGSGNGSGSGSGGGVTIVSSSGNGSNRTKQSNPRRLSIKQDQLPIDSMC